One Streptococcus gallolyticus subsp. gallolyticus DSM 16831 DNA window includes the following coding sequences:
- a CDS encoding dTDP-4-dehydrorhamnose 3,5-epimerase family protein yields MTEQFFGKELAARKIEAIPGMIEFDIPVHGDNRGWFKENFQKEKMVPLGFPESFFAEGKLQNNVSFSHKNVLRGLHAEPWDKYISVADEGKVLGSWVDLREGDSFGHVYQTVIDASKGIFVPRGVANGFQVLSDKVAYSYLVNDYWALELKPKYAFVNYADPTLGIKWENLEAAEVSEADKNHPLLKDVKPLSKEDL; encoded by the coding sequence ATGACAGAACAGTTTTTTGGTAAAGAATTAGCAGCGCGCAAAATTGAAGCTATCCCTGGAATGATTGAATTTGATATTCCAGTTCACGGTGACAACCGCGGATGGTTCAAAGAAAACTTCCAAAAAGAAAAAATGGTTCCTCTTGGTTTCCCAGAATCTTTCTTTGCAGAAGGTAAATTACAAAATAACGTCAGCTTCTCGCATAAAAATGTTTTGCGTGGACTTCATGCAGAACCTTGGGATAAATACATTTCTGTGGCTGACGAAGGTAAAGTTCTAGGGTCATGGGTTGACCTACGTGAAGGTGACAGTTTCGGTCATGTTTATCAAACTGTTATTGATGCCTCAAAAGGTATCTTTGTTCCTCGCGGTGTTGCCAATGGTTTCCAAGTATTGTCTGATAAAGTTGCTTATAGCTACTTGGTTAACGATTACTGGGCACTTGAACTCAAACCAAAATATGCCTTTGTTAACTATGCAGACCCAACATTAGGCATTAAATGGGAAAACTTGGAAGCAGCAGAAGTCTCTGAAGCTGACAAAAATCACCCATTGCTTAAAGACGTTAAACCATTAAGCAAAGAGGATTTGTAA
- the rfbB gene encoding dTDP-glucose 4,6-dehydratase, which produces MSEYKNIIVTGGAGFIGSNFVHYVYNNHPDVHVTVLDKLTYAGNRANLEEILGDRVELVVGDIADAELVDKLAAKADAIVHYAAESHNDNSLKDPSPFIQTNFVGTYTLLEAARKYDIRFHHVSTDEVYGDLPLREDLPGHGEGPGEKFTAETKYNPSSPYSSTKAASDLIVKAWVRSFGVKATISNCSNNYGPYQHIEKFIPRQITNILSGIKPKLYGDGKNVRDWIHTNDHSTGVWAILTKGRIGETYLIGADGEKNNKEVLELILEKMGQPKDAYDHVTDRAGHDLRYAIDSTKLREELGWKPQFTNFEEGLEATIEWYTDNQDWWKAEKEAVEANYAKTQKVLDK; this is translated from the coding sequence ATGTCTGAATACAAAAATATCATTGTAACTGGTGGCGCTGGTTTCATCGGTTCAAACTTCGTACACTATGTTTATAATAACCACCCAGACGTACACGTTACTGTTCTTGATAAATTAACATACGCTGGTAACCGTGCTAACTTGGAAGAAATCCTTGGTGACCGTGTTGAATTGGTTGTTGGTGACATTGCAGATGCTGAATTGGTTGATAAATTAGCTGCTAAAGCTGATGCTATCGTTCACTACGCTGCTGAAAGCCACAACGATAACTCATTGAAAGATCCAAGCCCATTCATCCAAACAAACTTTGTTGGAACGTACACACTTTTGGAAGCAGCTCGTAAATACGATATTCGTTTCCACCACGTATCAACTGACGAAGTTTACGGAGACCTTCCACTTCGTGAAGACCTTCCAGGACATGGTGAAGGACCAGGTGAAAAATTCACTGCTGAAACAAAATACAATCCAAGTTCACCTTATTCATCAACAAAAGCTGCATCAGATTTGATTGTTAAAGCTTGGGTACGTTCATTTGGCGTTAAAGCAACTATTTCTAACTGCTCTAACAACTATGGACCATACCAACACATCGAAAAATTCATTCCTCGTCAAATCACAAACATTTTGTCAGGAATTAAACCAAAACTTTACGGTGACGGTAAAAACGTTCGTGACTGGATTCACACAAACGACCACTCAACTGGTGTTTGGGCTATCTTGACTAAAGGACGCATCGGTGAAACTTACCTTATCGGTGCAGATGGTGAAAAGAACAACAAAGAAGTTCTTGAACTTATCCTTGAAAAAATGGGTCAACCAAAAGACGCTTATGACCACGTAACAGACCGTGCTGGTCACGACCTTCGTTACGCTATTGATTCAACTAAACTTCGTGAAGAACTTGGTTGGAAACCTCAATTCACAAACTTTGAAGAAGGACTTGAAGCAACAATCGAATGGTACACAGATAACCAAGATTGGTGGAAAGCTGAAAAAGAAGCTGTTGAAGCTAACTACGCTAAAACACAAAAAGTTCTTGACAAATAA
- a CDS encoding HD domain-containing protein, translated as MKDDVKLAHEIAKRAHHGQVDKAGAPYILHPETVASFVTKDDEKIVAYLHDVIEDTPYQLSDLEEAGFSSEIIKAVDLLTRKDGQSYKQYLKLVKTNELARVVKLADLKHNSDLSRLAQVTRNDIKRLKKYQDAIIFLST; from the coding sequence ATGAAAGATGATGTAAAATTAGCTCACGAAATTGCTAAAAGAGCACATCACGGTCAAGTTGACAAAGCTGGTGCGCCGTATATTTTACACCCTGAGACGGTGGCATCGTTTGTCACGAAAGATGATGAAAAAATTGTTGCCTATTTACACGATGTGATAGAAGACACTCCTTATCAGCTGAGTGATTTAGAAGAAGCAGGTTTCTCGTCTGAAATCATAAAAGCAGTTGATTTATTGACTAGAAAAGATGGGCAATCGTACAAGCAATATCTTAAACTTGTTAAAACAAATGAATTAGCACGTGTTGTCAAATTGGCGGATTTAAAGCACAATTCAGATTTATCAAGGCTAGCTCAGGTCACTCGAAACGACATCAAACGTCTGAAAAAATACCAAGATGCCATTATATTTTTAAGCACTTAG
- a CDS encoding NUDIX hydrolase: protein MTKLATICYIDNGEALLLLHRNKKPNDVHEGKWISVGGKLEAGETPDECAKREIFEETHFTVKEMDFKGVITFPEFTPGHDWYTYVFKVTDFEGELISDEESREGTLEWVPYDQVLSKPTWEGDYEIFKWILDDVPFFSAKFTYDDEQRLIDKSVTFYDK from the coding sequence ATGACAAAATTAGCAACGATTTGTTATATTGATAATGGTGAAGCGCTTTTGCTTTTACATCGCAATAAGAAACCAAATGATGTTCACGAAGGAAAATGGATTTCTGTTGGTGGTAAGCTAGAAGCAGGCGAGACACCAGATGAATGTGCGAAACGTGAGATTTTCGAGGAAACGCATTTTACTGTTAAAGAAATGGATTTCAAGGGAGTGATTACGTTCCCAGAATTCACACCAGGGCATGATTGGTACACTTATGTTTTCAAGGTAACCGATTTTGAGGGAGAATTGATTTCTGATGAAGAGTCACGTGAAGGAACTTTAGAGTGGGTGCCTTACGACCAAGTTCTATCAAAACCGACTTGGGAGGGTGACTACGAAATTTTTAAATGGATTTTGGATGATGTGCCATTCTTTTCAGCCAAATTTACTTATGACGACGAACAGCGCTTGATTGATAAAAGCGTGACATTTTATGATAAATGA
- a CDS encoding AI-2E family transporter — translation MKYHQEKKFTDSWFFKWFLNNQAVVAVLITFLVFLTLYLFTKISFLFTPIISFIAIIMLPLVISAILYYLIKPLVDFIEKRGVSRTTSIFIVFAIIIALLIWAVASFIPTIQEQLTSFVENLPSYVRSINVEANKFLESPWLANYQEELEEMLSNVSTKAIDYAESFSKNAIDWASNFASAIARVTVAIIMSPFILFYFLRDSGKMKEGLLKTLPTRMRRPISRVLGDINKQLAGYVQGQVTVAIVVGIMFTIFFNIIGLRYAATFGIIAGFLNMIPYLGSFLAMVPVVIMGVVQGPIMLIKVLITFVVEQTIEGRFVSPLVLGSKLSIHPITIMFILLTSGSMFGVWGVFLGIPIYASIKVVVKEIFEWYKRISGLYEEEVLVIEGEEKAKDVE, via the coding sequence ATGAAATATCATCAAGAGAAGAAATTTACAGATTCTTGGTTTTTTAAATGGTTTTTAAATAATCAAGCAGTTGTCGCTGTTTTGATTACTTTTCTTGTGTTTTTAACCCTTTATCTCTTTACCAAGATTTCATTTTTATTTACGCCGATTATATCTTTTATAGCTATTATTATGTTGCCTTTGGTGATTTCGGCAATTCTCTATTATTTAATCAAACCCTTGGTTGATTTTATTGAGAAACGTGGCGTTAGTCGGACAACTTCTATTTTTATTGTGTTTGCGATTATCATTGCTTTGCTAATCTGGGCTGTGGCAAGCTTTATCCCAACGATTCAAGAACAGTTAACGTCTTTCGTTGAGAATTTACCAAGTTATGTTAGAAGCATTAATGTTGAAGCCAATAAATTTTTAGAGAGCCCTTGGCTAGCCAATTATCAAGAAGAATTGGAAGAAATGCTGTCAAATGTGAGCACGAAAGCGATTGATTATGCGGAAAGCTTTTCAAAAAATGCGATTGACTGGGCATCAAATTTTGCCAGTGCGATTGCTCGTGTAACTGTGGCAATCATTATGTCGCCTTTTATCTTATTTTATTTCTTGCGTGATAGCGGTAAGATGAAAGAAGGCTTATTAAAAACACTTCCGACACGAATGCGCCGCCCAATTTCGCGTGTTCTCGGTGATATTAATAAACAATTGGCTGGTTATGTTCAAGGACAAGTAACGGTTGCTATTGTTGTTGGTATTATGTTTACGATTTTCTTTAATATTATTGGTTTGCGTTATGCGGCTACTTTTGGGATTATCGCTGGTTTTCTTAATATGATTCCTTATCTTGGAAGCTTTCTTGCCATGGTTCCAGTCGTTATCATGGGAGTTGTCCAAGGTCCGATTATGCTCATTAAAGTTTTGATAACATTTGTTGTTGAGCAGACAATCGAGGGACGTTTTGTTTCACCTTTGGTTCTGGGAAGCAAATTGAGCATTCACCCGATTACCATCATGTTTATTTTGCTAACGTCTGGGTCAATGTTTGGTGTTTGGGGCGTTTTCCTAGGGATTCCAATTTACGCTTCAATCAAAGTTGTTGTTAAAGAAATTTTTGAATGGTACAAACGTATCAGTGGTTTGTATGAGGAAGAAGTACTTGTTATAGAAGGGGAAGAAAAAGCTAAAGATGTTGAATAG
- a CDS encoding tetratricopeptide repeat protein, with protein sequence MLNSEKMVASIQKQDLEHADKYFKRALKEDDAETLLELAEYLESIGFLPQAREIYLQERERYPEVNINLAQIATEDGDIEGAFLYLDAISPESEAYLSALLVMADIYDMEGLTDVAREKLLLASEISDEPLVIFGLAEIELELGNFNQAIKEYAKLDNREILELTGISTYQRIGHAYASLGKFEAAIEFLEKAIEIEYDDGTIFELATILYDQGEYQKANVYFKQLDTMNPDFEGYEYVYAQSLHEENKTEEALRLVQKGLSKNEFDTNLLLAASQLSYELHDSKQAESYLLKAKDVAVDDEDVLMRLTNLYLEEERYEDVVALSRDNIDSVLTKWNIAKAYQALEADKKALKLYDELATDLADNPEFLQDYAYILREFGQKERAHQVAERYLQLVPDDVNMVEFLNENEF encoded by the coding sequence ATGTTGAATAGTGAAAAAATGGTGGCTTCGATTCAAAAACAAGATTTGGAGCATGCTGATAAATATTTTAAACGCGCCTTAAAAGAAGATGATGCTGAGACGCTCTTGGAATTGGCAGAATATCTTGAAAGCATTGGTTTTTTGCCACAAGCAAGGGAAATTTATTTGCAGGAGCGTGAGCGTTATCCTGAAGTAAATATTAACCTAGCGCAGATTGCAACTGAAGATGGTGATATTGAGGGAGCTTTCTTGTATTTGGATGCCATTTCACCAGAAAGCGAAGCATATTTGTCAGCTTTGCTTGTCATGGCTGATATTTACGATATGGAAGGCTTGACAGATGTTGCGCGTGAGAAATTATTGCTAGCTAGTGAAATCAGCGATGAACCATTGGTTATTTTTGGTTTGGCTGAAATTGAGTTAGAATTAGGTAATTTTAATCAAGCAATCAAAGAATACGCTAAGTTGGATAACCGTGAAATCCTTGAATTAACGGGGATTTCTACTTATCAACGTATCGGTCATGCTTATGCTAGTCTTGGGAAATTTGAGGCAGCGATTGAATTTCTTGAAAAAGCGATTGAAATTGAATACGACGACGGAACAATTTTTGAATTAGCCACTATTTTGTATGACCAAGGGGAGTATCAAAAGGCAAATGTTTACTTTAAGCAGTTGGATACGATGAATCCTGATTTTGAGGGCTATGAATATGTCTATGCCCAATCTCTCCATGAGGAAAATAAAACAGAAGAAGCGCTTCGCCTAGTTCAAAAAGGTTTGAGCAAAAACGAATTTGATACCAATTTGTTGCTTGCTGCGTCACAATTGTCATATGAATTGCATGATTCTAAGCAAGCTGAAAGCTATCTTTTGAAAGCAAAAGATGTTGCGGTTGATGATGAAGATGTCTTGATGCGTTTGACCAACTTGTATTTGGAAGAAGAGCGTTATGAAGATGTTGTTGCTTTGTCACGTGATAATATCGATAGCGTCCTAACAAAATGGAATATCGCTAAAGCTTACCAAGCCTTGGAAGCTGATAAAAAAGCGCTTAAGCTTTATGATGAATTGGCGACAGATTTAGCAGATAATCCAGAATTCTTGCAAGACTATGCTTATATTTTACGTGAATTTGGGCAAAAGGAACGTGCTCATCAAGTTGCAGAACGTTATTTGCAATTGGTTCCAGATGATGTGAATATGGTGGAATTTTTAAATGAAAATGAATTTTAG
- a CDS encoding ArsR/SmtB family transcription factor — translation MENVEIFKALANDYRLQILFWLKNPEKYFVHEENVDMREVGVCVGEIQKQLGLTQSTTSHYLSMLQKANLLIATRIGKWTYYRRNEVTLKYLRDFIDKEL, via the coding sequence ATGGAAAATGTAGAAATCTTTAAAGCCTTAGCCAATGACTATCGATTACAAATCCTTTTTTGGTTGAAAAATCCGGAAAAATATTTTGTCCATGAGGAAAATGTGGATATGAGAGAAGTAGGCGTTTGTGTTGGTGAAATTCAAAAACAATTAGGGCTAACACAGTCAACAACGTCCCACTATCTTTCAATGCTTCAAAAAGCTAATCTGTTGATTGCTACCAGAATCGGAAAATGGACTTATTATCGTCGTAACGAAGTAACGCTTAAATACCTTCGTGACTTCATCGATAAAGAGTTGTAA
- a CDS encoding NADH-dependent flavin oxidoreductase, protein MSNQLTDKVVLRHGAVLNNRMAMSPMQTHSGKRGGFVSDDTLRYYNARSKAAGLLITEFHYVSPNGGPAYVPGYPEQLGAYSDEHLDGLRQVAQALKKDGNKAILQIHHGGRAAIGQAVSGQDVVAPSQVDFSFLDYPIRELTADEIDDIIKDFGKATRRAIKAGFDGVEIHGANHYLIQQFFSKLSNFRTDKWGGSLEKRMAFPLAVVAEVMDVVAKEAPQDFIVGYRISPEEIHGDAIGYTYKESVQLIAEVVKYQLDYIHLSLWDGYSSRPQGVDKTYAELFREVLDDETKLMLVGGVFEEEAARDAVENYGDLIAVGRGTLVDPLFAEKVMLGQGDTILSEVSPETLDYIKWTPGLFEAFSRQDSLGLPKIPGAQSIYHLHTGRFDMYSKK, encoded by the coding sequence ATGTCAAATCAATTAACCGACAAAGTCGTTTTGCGTCATGGCGCAGTTTTAAATAATCGCATGGCGATGTCACCGATGCAAACTCATTCAGGAAAACGTGGTGGCTTTGTTTCAGATGATACGCTTCGCTATTACAATGCACGTTCAAAAGCAGCAGGGCTTTTGATTACAGAGTTTCATTATGTTAGTCCAAATGGTGGTCCAGCTTATGTGCCTGGCTATCCTGAACAATTAGGGGCTTATTCTGATGAGCATTTAGACGGTTTGCGTCAAGTAGCTCAAGCTTTGAAAAAGGATGGCAATAAGGCAATTCTCCAAATTCATCACGGCGGTCGCGCAGCTATTGGGCAAGCGGTTAGCGGGCAAGATGTCGTTGCCCCAAGTCAGGTTGATTTTAGTTTCCTAGATTATCCTATTCGTGAATTAACAGCAGACGAAATTGATGATATTATCAAAGATTTTGGCAAAGCCACTCGACGTGCGATTAAAGCTGGATTTGACGGCGTTGAAATTCATGGAGCCAATCATTACCTTATCCAACAATTCTTCTCAAAATTATCAAATTTCCGTACCGATAAATGGGGTGGTAGTCTTGAAAAGAGAATGGCGTTTCCACTAGCTGTTGTTGCTGAGGTTATGGACGTTGTTGCCAAAGAAGCACCGCAAGATTTTATCGTTGGTTATCGTATTAGTCCAGAAGAAATTCATGGTGATGCGATTGGTTATACTTACAAAGAATCTGTTCAACTTATCGCAGAAGTGGTGAAATATCAATTGGATTACATTCACCTATCGCTTTGGGATGGTTATTCTTCAAGACCGCAAGGCGTTGATAAGACATATGCAGAATTGTTCAGAGAAGTTCTTGACGATGAGACAAAATTAATGTTGGTTGGTGGTGTTTTTGAAGAAGAAGCTGCGCGTGATGCGGTTGAAAACTATGGTGATTTAATTGCTGTTGGACGTGGTACTTTGGTTGACCCATTATTTGCTGAAAAAGTCATGTTGGGTCAAGGAGATACGATTTTAAGTGAAGTGAGTCCTGAAACACTTGATTATATCAAATGGACACCAGGTTTATTTGAAGCATTTTCGCGTCAAGATTCTCTTGGTTTGCCAAAAATTCCTGGGGCACAAAGTATCTATCATCTTCATACAGGACGTTTTGATATGTACTCTAAAAAATAA
- the alsS gene encoding acetolactate synthase AlsS: MTDNNKQYGADLVVDSLINHDIDYVFGIPGAKIDRVFDTLEDKGPKLIVARHEQNAAFMAQGIGRITGTPGVVITTSGPGVSNLATGLVTATDEGDPVLAISGQVKRSDLLKRSHQSMKNVAMMEPVTKYAVEVHDPNTLSETIANAYRVAKSGKRGASFVSIPQDVTDSLVSVKAIKPLTDPKLGSASVDDVNYLAQAIRNADLPVLLLGNGASTRAVTNAIRKLLEAVKLPVVETFQGAGIVSRELEEDTFFGRVGLFRNQPGDMLLKKADLVIAIGYDPIEYEARNWNAEISARIIVIDVAQAEIDTYFQPERELIGNIADTIDLLLPAVNGYVLPKASVDYLQNLKKNVVEDVKFDRNSKEGLVHPLDVIDVLQENTTDDMTVTVDVGSHYIWMARYFKSYEARHLLFSNGMQTLGVALPWAISAALVRPNTKVISVSGDGGFLFSAQELETAVRLNLPIVHIIWNDGKYNMVEFQEEMKYGRSSGVDFGPVDFVKYAESFGAKGYRVDSKVSFEETLKKALEEASNAPILIDIPIDYKDNIKLGETILPDEFY, translated from the coding sequence ATGACAGACAATAATAAACAATATGGGGCTGATTTAGTAGTAGATAGCCTCATTAATCATGACATTGATTATGTCTTTGGTATTCCTGGTGCTAAAATTGACCGTGTGTTTGACACGCTCGAGGACAAGGGACCAAAATTGATTGTCGCTCGTCATGAGCAAAATGCCGCTTTTATGGCGCAAGGAATTGGACGTATTACAGGTACGCCCGGTGTTGTGATTACAACAAGTGGTCCTGGGGTTTCAAACTTGGCGACAGGTTTGGTAACCGCAACGGATGAAGGTGACCCTGTTTTGGCGATTTCAGGACAAGTTAAACGTTCTGATTTGTTGAAACGTTCTCACCAATCTATGAAAAATGTGGCAATGATGGAGCCAGTCACAAAATATGCAGTAGAAGTTCATGACCCAAACACACTTTCTGAAACAATCGCTAATGCTTATCGTGTGGCAAAATCAGGAAAACGCGGTGCTAGTTTTGTGTCTATTCCACAAGATGTGACTGATAGTTTGGTTTCGGTCAAAGCGATTAAGCCACTAACCGACCCAAAACTTGGTTCTGCATCAGTTGATGATGTCAATTATCTAGCACAAGCGATTCGTAACGCTGACTTGCCAGTGCTTCTTTTGGGAAATGGTGCTTCAACACGTGCTGTTACCAATGCTATTCGCAAGTTGCTAGAAGCGGTTAAATTGCCAGTTGTTGAAACATTCCAAGGTGCAGGCATTGTCTCACGTGAATTGGAAGAAGATACTTTCTTTGGACGTGTTGGGCTTTTCCGCAATCAGCCAGGTGACATGTTGCTTAAAAAAGCTGACCTTGTTATTGCTATCGGTTATGACCCAATCGAGTATGAAGCCCGAAATTGGAATGCTGAAATTTCAGCTCGTATTATTGTTATCGACGTTGCGCAAGCTGAAATCGATACTTATTTCCAACCAGAACGTGAATTGATTGGTAACATTGCGGATACGATTGACTTGCTCTTGCCTGCCGTTAATGGTTATGTTTTGCCAAAAGCCTCAGTAGACTATTTACAAAATCTGAAGAAAAATGTTGTTGAAGATGTCAAATTTGACCGTAATTCCAAGGAAGGTTTGGTTCACCCGCTTGATGTTATTGATGTCTTACAAGAAAATACAACAGATGATATGACTGTTACTGTTGACGTTGGTAGTCACTACATTTGGATGGCGCGTTATTTCAAATCATACGAAGCTCGTCACTTGCTTTTCTCAAATGGAATGCAAACCCTCGGTGTTGCACTTCCTTGGGCAATCTCAGCAGCGCTTGTACGTCCAAATACGAAAGTTATTTCAGTTTCTGGTGACGGTGGCTTCCTCTTTTCAGCGCAAGAATTGGAAACTGCCGTACGCCTTAATTTACCAATCGTTCACATCATTTGGAATGATGGCAAATACAACATGGTTGAATTCCAAGAAGAAATGAAATACGGTCGTTCATCAGGCGTTGATTTTGGTCCAGTTGATTTTGTTAAATATGCAGAAAGTTTTGGTGCAAAAGGTTATCGTGTTGACAGCAAAGTTTCATTTGAAGAAACACTCAAGAAAGCTTTGGAAGAAGCAAGCAATGCTCCAATTTTGATTGATATTCCAATCGACTACAAAGATAATATCAAACTTGGCGAAACAATCCTGCCAGACGAATTCTATTAA
- the budA gene encoding acetolactate decarboxylase, with protein sequence MSEAIKLFQYNTLSALMSGLYGGTLTIGELLEHGDLGIGTLDSIDGELIILDGKAYQAKGSEGKAEVVEVSDDVKVPYAAVVPHQAEVIFKQRFAMTDKELEKRIESYYDGVNLFRSIKIKGTFAKMHVRMIPKSAPDIKFADVATHQPEYTRENISGTIVGIWTPQMFHGVSSAGYHLHFISDDFTFGGHIMDFVISEGVVEVGPVDQLDQRFPVQDRKYLFAKFNMDELKEDITKSE encoded by the coding sequence ATGTCAGAAGCAATTAAACTTTTTCAATATAATACATTAAGTGCCCTTATGTCTGGACTTTACGGTGGGACATTAACTATTGGTGAGCTTTTAGAGCACGGTGATTTGGGAATTGGGACACTTGATTCTATTGATGGAGAGTTGATTATTCTTGATGGTAAAGCTTATCAAGCCAAAGGTTCTGAAGGGAAAGCAGAAGTAGTGGAAGTTTCTGATGATGTCAAAGTGCCTTATGCAGCGGTAGTGCCTCACCAAGCTGAAGTGATTTTCAAGCAACGCTTTGCAATGACTGACAAGGAATTGGAAAAACGTATTGAATCTTATTATGACGGTGTTAATCTATTCCGTTCGATTAAGATTAAAGGAACATTTGCAAAAATGCATGTGCGTATGATTCCAAAATCAGCGCCTGATATCAAGTTTGCGGATGTCGCAACGCACCAACCAGAATACACACGTGAAAACATTTCAGGTACGATTGTTGGGATTTGGACACCACAAATGTTCCATGGCGTTAGCTCGGCAGGTTATCATTTGCATTTCATTTCTGATGATTTCACATTTGGTGGTCATATTATGGACTTTGTCATTTCAGAAGGTGTGGTTGAAGTTGGACCAGTTGACCAACTTGACCAACGTTTCCCAGTCCAAGACCGCAAATACCTTTTTGCGAAATTCAATATGGATGAATTGAAAGAAGACATCACAAAAAGCGAATAA
- a CDS encoding APC family permease, with amino-acid sequence MDIFRKTPMTQKRSFLQRRLGLAELIFLGVGSIVGTGIFTITGVGAAQYAGPAITISILIAALCVTISALFFAEFSSRLPHSGGVYRYLYTVFGEYPAWIAGWFMIIEFAGAISTAASGWGEYLKAFLKTFGISLPTALSGPFNPKNGTYIDIVPVILLFFVTALVLLGVQTVLRFNSILVIFKLAVLLIFIALGLTAINTANWSDFAPYGFGQIYGGKVGIMAGASLMFFAFLGFESISMAADETKEPQKKIPQGIFISIGLVTLLYVAVTLILTGTVHYSKLNITDVVPYVLRSIGFPFIGNFVSIVVIMTLVTVCISMMYALTRMIYNISCDGLLPEQFQELTPKSKVPKKATIFVGLVTMFFSGVLQLEILALLVNIVTLAYLILLALGVIKLRKDFGEPKEEEFRTPWVPFLPLLSIVICLSLMTQCKAITWYGFIASFILGSLIYFGYGYRHSKLREDSKK; translated from the coding sequence ATGGATATTTTTCGAAAGACCCCTATGACGCAAAAGAGGAGCTTTTTGCAACGACGTTTGGGGCTAGCTGAGCTTATCTTTTTAGGGGTGGGCTCGATTGTTGGAACTGGTATTTTCACGATAACAGGAGTGGGTGCTGCCCAATATGCAGGTCCTGCTATTACGATATCAATCCTTATCGCTGCTCTTTGTGTGACGATATCGGCTTTGTTTTTTGCTGAATTTTCATCACGATTACCTCACTCAGGTGGCGTTTATCGCTATTTATATACTGTTTTTGGGGAATATCCTGCTTGGATTGCTGGCTGGTTTATGATTATCGAATTTGCAGGTGCGATTTCAACAGCGGCTTCTGGTTGGGGAGAGTATCTGAAAGCTTTCTTGAAAACGTTTGGCATTAGTTTGCCGACAGCGTTAAGTGGTCCATTCAATCCTAAAAACGGAACTTATATTGATATTGTTCCAGTTATTTTATTATTCTTTGTGACTGCCCTTGTTTTGTTGGGAGTTCAAACGGTATTAAGGTTTAATTCGATTTTGGTTATTTTCAAATTAGCCGTTTTACTCATTTTCATTGCTTTGGGGTTGACAGCGATTAATACTGCTAATTGGAGTGATTTTGCCCCATACGGTTTTGGTCAAATTTATGGCGGAAAAGTTGGGATTATGGCAGGAGCTTCTTTGATGTTCTTTGCATTTCTGGGATTTGAATCCATTTCAATGGCAGCAGATGAAACAAAGGAGCCGCAAAAGAAAATCCCACAAGGCATCTTTATCTCAATCGGCTTGGTGACTTTGTTGTATGTTGCGGTAACCTTGATTTTAACAGGAACTGTTCACTATTCAAAATTAAATATTACGGATGTTGTTCCGTATGTGTTGCGTAGCATTGGTTTTCCATTTATCGGAAATTTTGTATCAATTGTTGTTATCATGACACTTGTTACCGTCTGCATTTCCATGATGTACGCTTTAACACGTATGATTTATAATATTAGTTGTGACGGTCTTTTGCCTGAACAATTTCAAGAATTAACACCGAAGAGTAAAGTTCCGAAGAAAGCAACGATTTTTGTTGGTTTGGTAACCATGTTCTTTTCAGGTGTGTTGCAATTAGAAATTTTAGCCTTGTTGGTTAATATTGTAACCTTGGCTTATCTGATTTTGTTAGCTCTGGGAGTGATTAAACTTCGCAAAGATTTTGGCGAACCAAAAGAGGAAGAATTTAGAACACCTTGGGTGCCATTTTTACCGCTGTTATCGATTGTTATTTGCCTATCATTGATGACACAATGCAAAGCGATTACTTGGTATGGTTTCATTGCATCCTTTATTCTTGGAAGTCTCATCTATTTTGGATATGGATACAGACATTCTAAGTTAAGGGAAGATAGTAAAAAATAA